The window tggaaagggaattcctcaatcGCATCTATAGCATTCGCCacactgtaagcatgctagagctgatgAGCACGAAATAATGGAGGGAAGAGCCAGTCGTGGACTACATCAACCGATGGCGTAATCTAAGCCTCGACTGCAAGGACAGGCTCTCGGAGATCTCTTTAATCGAGATGTGCGTCCAAGGCATGCAATAGGGGTTACACTATATCCTttaaggcatcaaaccacggaCCTTTGAAGAGTTAGCCACCTGCGCCCGCGACATGGAGCTAAGCATTGCTCACCATGGGAAAAAAAACCAATCACCAACTTCAAGAAGGACAAGGTGTTTGCTCCGAAGGGGGACAATCATgggaagaagcccgctaaggaagctttTACCATCAACACCACCCCTATCAAGACCTTATCCGCACCTGTCAAAATCTCTTCCAAGAACAAAGCGAAAGAGATACAGAGAGATAAACCTTCTTGCACCCAAGATAAGTACAAAAATACCTTGAGGGAATTGGAGCAAAAGACATACCATTTTCCTAACTCTGACATGGCTGCAATGTTAGACGACTTACTTGAAAAGAAGGTGATCGAGCTACCTGAATGCAAGTGTCCCGAAGAGATGAATCGCGtaaacgatcctaggtactgcaagtaccatcgtatcGTGAGCCATCTTGTTGGCAGTGCTTCATCctcaaagaactcatcatgaagctagcacaataagggcaaattgagctcgaccttgaagaCACGGCCACAACACATACTACCACAATTGCATTTGGATCCTTTGATCCCGTGGTTCTCCAAGTGACACCTGACCTTTCCCGCCAATGCTTAAGCTACACGACACCTTCCGCACCATCATCATTGGGGGCAAGCGAACAAGATGCACCTACCGACGATGAAGAAGGGTGGACATTGGTGACCTATAAAAAGATGAGGAAGCCAAGACCACAAGCCACAAGGTCAAAGGGGGAGGAAGGGAGAAAGCACCACCACCGTAACAATAGGAAGcctaaaagaaatataaaagctACTAAACCAACATATGTtagggaacctatggagcaagAACCATGCATTCCCATCTCCTTACACGAGTACTTCCCGGAGGACTTATTCCATTAGTGCATTACCGCTACATGTCACATGGTCGAAGTGGAAATAGAAGAACCTTCAAAAGGCAAAACCACCGCCATCGAGGAAGAAAAGACCCTTGCACCCAAAGAAGCTCTGCTAACGCACTTTAGCATTGAGAAAGCGCTACGATTACCAAAAAAGATGCGAATAGCACTAGCAGCGGTCTTGGCAAGTCCTGACAACCATGAAGTAGAAGAAAGCAAGAACGAAGACTTGAAGCTTCGGCCACATAAATGTGCCATATGTTGTGCCACCCAGGATGTAATCAACTTCATGGACAAAGACTTACTATGGGGATCAAAGCCTCATAACCTTCCCCTCTTCATCTCGGGGTACGTAAAGGAACAGAAAGTCAACCGCAAGCTTATGGATGGTGAATctgccataaacatcatgccaaagttAACAATGACCACAATCAGCATCAAGGTGAATGAGCTATCCCTAAGCCACCTACTAATCCaagttttaaccaaggaggacaaagagcgatgggcatgatccgaATGGAGATGATCAGTGGTGAACTCAAGTCAAGCActatattccacgtgattgttgcaagaacttcctacagcttCCTCTTAGGAAAGCCTTGGATACACGCAAATGGAGTAGTACCATCTACCCTTCACCAATGCTTAAAATTTTACTGcgaaggagtgaaggtgatccaaggcgacaccaagccattcaccgaagccgaatcacacttcgcagatgccaagttctacatggaggAAGACATAGTGCTCGAAGCTCTTCTAAATAagatcaaatccacgggcaAAGTAATACCTAAAAAGCAGGAATGGCAAGTAGCGCCCAAGAAGCAAGAAGGAGAAGCTGTGCTATCTTCAAGCAAAAACGATGATGAGcctgctaaacctgcaacaaccaaagggagtaggacATCCTTAAAAGGATCAAACAAGCCCGTCTTCTGATACATCCCGACGtcgagaagaaagaatggtcaatcccCATTCGAAATTGGAGCAAGCAAAGCCGAGACACATTGGCACAAAGGTGATGTAAAATTGCTCAAAACAAATTcagttttgcctctgacacagctaAGCGATGCTAAGTTTGCAAGAccaccacaaggcttcataaaaaCTCTGCCAAATGGGGTAAAaccaagctttcttccaactaAGAGAACCGAAGAAGGTTTTGATCCAAATGCCTACAAGCTCATGTCAAAtgccgggtacgacttcgcttccTTTTCGAATCCTAGAAAGATGGTTTTAAACGTCATCAGTGACAAAGAAagtgacctcaccgagactcaaaagaaattgaaagagcatggttacggaattgacaacaacaaagctggacttagcttcacaccaaatacacccgtgaagatttcaagcaaagcgaAAAATGTTAGTGCTGAACATATCAACGTGAACATTGAACAAAATCAAAAAGAGCCTAAACCTCCCATTCAAGTGTCAGTCTTCGATAGGCTGaatcattcaaaacccagaatttcgACACTTGATCGCATTGGTGGGCAAGACGAACTTCTATGTTCAAATGGCTTAACACGCCAACaccccaaagctctgtttttgaaaagttgtcaaaacctaagaagCAAAGCAGCAAGACCAGCTCTCCTCCGCCACGATCGGCTTTGGAAAAACTTGAAGAAACCaagaagccttctagaaagaggaagacgatgccaaaggaagaaaagcttgaTGGTCTAGCAGGAAAAGACGATGTTCAAAGCTTTATTCTTTTAAGGATGAAGCCCCAAGCAACCTTGGAggttgacacaaaaggaccactgaaggtaaggaggtGCATCATCATCCatactggcaaatcttcatgccaacaagtCCAAGAggacggcactgaagatgaaatccctaagaaagacgtcacttctggctctttcgactcaaagtttTCACCTCGACCGTTGGGGGCATACTTCAAGTCAGgcgaagttgaaggatggactcatgtcactccaaagaaattACACATGAAGCCTATGTTGCATCCATAAATTGACCAATTAGAAAGGGGGCAAATTAGATTTCTTCAAGCTCCAAAGCAATGTGAAAGTGTTGAAGATCATCCATCCCCATCATACTACGCGATATCTTTTTCCTCGAAGACTTATTCAAACACTCAGCGCACAGCTCCTTGCCTACACAAGCCCAAAAGGACGGCAATGAAGGGGAGGTTCAAGACGTCTTCCACATCACAATCCAAGAAgataaagaagacgaaatcctcgaggaagatgtcactgctgcaccaccacagctcgaagacGGGGGGTAAGCCAAGATTGATGAGCTCAAGGAGTTCAACTAAAGAACGAAAGAGAAGCCCAAACCTATCTTTGTAAGTGCGCTACTAAGTGCAGACGAGATAGATGAGTACTACCAGCTGCTattagagtacaaagacgtcttgGCCTGGACATACAAGGAAATGCCCGGCCTTGACCCTATCATCGCTGTGCATCGTCTTGCAGTCAAGCTTGGAATGcgaccgataaagcaaactcaaaggcGCTATCGATCCAAGCTCATCCCACAAATTGAGGTCGAGattgacaagctaatcgaagcaggtTTCATTCGAGAggtgcaataccccaagtggatctccaacatcgtcattgtcatTAAGAAATCGGGACAAATATGTGTTTGCGTAGACTTTtgggacctcaacgatgcttgctGAAAGACGACTTCCCTTTGCCAATCATcaaaatcatggtggatgcaaccactggccacGAGGCACTGTTATTCATGGACGACTCTTCTGgatacaatcaaattcgcatggctctcaaagacgaggaactaacagccttccgcactccaaaaggtatctactgctacaaggtgatgcTCTTTGGTTTGAAAAACGCTGGAGCTACTTATCAACGCgtaatgcagaaaatcttcaatgacatgctacacaagaacgtagaatgttacgtagacgATGTGGtgttcaagacaaagaaaagatcaGACCACTTGAAGGATTTGGGAATAATGTTCGAAAGGttgcgaaaatacaacctcaagatgaacccgttaaagtgtgcatttggcgtcacctctggaaagTTCCTCGGCTTCATTGTCAAGCACCGTGGCATTGAAgtggaccaatcaaagatcaaggccattcaaaacATGCttgagccaagaaacctgcacgagctgaaaagttTACAAGGACGACTAGCTTTCATtagacgcttcatctccaaccttgcagggcgttgtcaaccaTTTAGCCGACTCATGAAGAAGGATGTTCCGTTTGTATGAGACTAAACATGCCGCAATgtttttgaaagcataaaaaagTATTTatcaagtccacctgtcctgagggcacctgtgcccgggaaGCCGCTCATATTATACATCGTCGCTTAGGAAAGTTCAGTTGGAGCACTCttggcacaagaaaatgaatcccagaaaaaataagcactttactacctcaaACGAACTCTCATTGGTGCTAAGTTGaaccaatagaaaagatgtgtCTTGCCTTGGTGTTCGCCATCCAGAAGCTCAGGCATTACATGCATGTGTACACCATCCACCTGGTTGCTAAGGCTGACCCAATCAAATACGTCATGTCCAAACCAGTTTTGACAGGGTGACTAGCTAAATGGGTATTGCTTCTCAATCAATACGAAATCATCTACATCCCAGCTAAAGCCGTTAAGGGACAAGTGCTAGCAGACTTCCTCGCTGACCATCTAATCCCAgccgattggaaaatctcagacgacttaCCTGACGATGAGGTGTTTTACATCGACATCTTTTGGCATAGatgatgttcttcgacggatccgcatGAGCAGACGGAGCAGGGGCAgaagtagtattcatgtcaccaCAAAAGCAAGTACTTCCTTATTACTTCCAACTAAGCGAACTATGCTCCAACAACGTTGCTGAGTACCAAACACTGATCATCAGGCTCCAAATAGCGATTAACATAGGAATCACAGCCCATGAGGTATATGGcgactccaagctcataatcaatcaacttttaactgaatatgagttgaggaaagatgatctcgtcccatattTCCGACTGGCAACTCAACTACTACAAAAGTTTGAAgccgtgacactagaacatgtgccaagaaaagaaaatcaaatggcagacgctcttgCCAacctagcctcgagtatgacactaggagaAGGTGAAgctgcagacgtgccagtttgccaaataTGGGTGATCCTGCTCATTACTGAAATGATACTAGATGAtgcaaatgtcatctcagtactgcCAGTCAATGCTGAAGAGTGGAAACAGTCGTTGATCAACTACTTGGAGCATGGAAAACTTTCAGATGAtcctgtagacatcgaaatttcagtaagacaaatgttcaccaatgcattaaagttttgacatgtcaaggcatacatggcatacgccacgtgttgtacaaattgtacacatggcatgtgactcaacaaaataggaagaaatacccttgaaggattaaacaagtttttcttctcattttgggcaatgacaaggcaagtacatttcaatccattgaggatcaaaacaagtttttcttctcatgttgggcaatgacaaggcaagcacacttcaatccattacggatcaaagcaagtttttctcatttgggcaatgacaaagcatacacatttcaagtttaaaatggtgttaagtgggaaattaggccataagttagaccacttcaaaatggtattaagtgggaaattaggccataagttacaccacttcaatttcaatattgcattaagtgggaaattaggccataagttagaccacttcaagtttaaaatggtattaagtgggaaattaggccataagttacaccacttcaatttcaatattgcattaagtgggaaaattaggcaatgatgcttggaaaggaaaaaaatattttgtggtggtgattcattctcaaagcctataaataggcttctccatcaaggtatcaagcatcaaggaattcacaaatacatttctctactccaaaattagaagagaattccccaaatccttgaagctttgaaacttcaaagcttccaaccatccaaattcccaagaattccgaaggatcaagaaagctctcttcgttcttcgttaaatcctctttcaagatcaagccccgacggcccttgaagaaagtgttcatccgttcatcctaagcataagcccctaacggccctttggatcaacaacctcaacaaatccacacatccaatcgttcttcaagattaagcccaaaagcccttgaagaaatccacacaaccattattcaagatcaagcccttacggcccttgaagaaagtgttcatcgttcatcctaagatcaagccccaacggccccttggatcaacagcacaaacaaatccaccacgtccaatcgttcttcaagactaagcccaaaagcccttgaagatctgctcatccatcaaccttcaagatcaagcccaaaagcccttgaagaaatccatacacccattcttcaagatcaagcccaacgccccttgaagatccgttcatcaactgtttatccttagatcaagccccgacggccctttggatcaacaactcatccacaaacctacaccctacgaagatagaatcagaagaccaaatttgagagagatcgtaaccctaaaatcataaacacaaaaatattattttgtacacgttattctggtttcttgtttcaaagaatctttcgtgttcacaaatttggcacgcccagtgggatatctctacctctcatctctatcctcaaatcatcgaaaaacgcaaatggcatcaagaaaggatcaagctgttcctgcaatcaaagcaaagaacaagaacatcatcgccgcaagtggtgatatttcgggcaccataacccgaagtaaggcaagagctctttttgccgcggcttccgcccctgcattaactctgtcaaaggaacaagagcacctgaggcatgaacctgtgatcaccctagcctcgctaagggcatcaagAGGGGAAAGCctgaggaaatactcagagtccctactctctgacgctgattcgagcggcagtacaaccatgcaagtcatgaccactggagtaacttcaatcgaggagcagctagctcagatgaatgaagcaatcgcaaagctcacacggactgcagaggagaaaaacttgcaaaccgccggactcatcaaccgtctggaggcacagcatggcatcaaaatgaaaccaagccctcttccaactaagaagaccgaagaaggctttaacccaaatgcctacgaactcatgtcaaaggctaggcatgactttgcttcctcttcaaatcttggaaagaaggtttcaaacaccgtcaatgacaaagatcgtgacctcaccgagactcaaaagaaatTGGAGTAtgattacggagttgacaacaacaaagctggacttggcttcacaccaaatacacccttgaagatttcaagcaaagtgaagaaagctagcgctcaacacatcagcgtgagcattgaacaagaccaaaaagagcctaaacccgcccctcggacgtcggtcttcgataggatgagccattcaagctccagaatttcagtgcttaatcgcattggtagtcaaggccgaacctctgtcttcaagaggcttaacgcgccaacatcccaaagctctgtttttgaaaggttgttaaagcctaagaaacaaagcaacacagctatctctcatctgcgacgatcagcttcagaaagatttgaagataatgagaagccttttggaaagaggaagacaacaccaaaggaagaaaagttcgatggattagcagaaaaaggcgacgttcgaagcttgattccttcaaggatgaagcgccaagcaatcctagaggtcgacacaaaagaaCCACTGAaagtaaggaggcgcatcatcgtccacactggcaaatcttcatgccaaaaAAACGAAGAggacggcactgaagatgaaatccctaagaaagatgtcacttctggctctttcgactcaaagtcttcaccttaactgttgggggcatgctccaagtcaagtgaaattgaaggatagactcatgtcactccgaataaactgcacgagaaacatatgtcttctccacaagtgcaccaatcagaaaggagggaaagcagctttcgccaacctccaaagcaatgtgaaaatgttgaagataagaaaatttcaacacaaagatcgttcatgcgcgATCTCTTCTTCATCGAAGACTTAttcaatttctcgatcaaggctccttgctatgaagattgtgaggaatgcctttcgaagatcgcttcgaagaaattggacaagcagcaaccatcttgtccacaagctccttgtctgtacgagttgaaactgcagacgacaccacaagctcctcgttcgcacgagcctaaaaggtgacaccaaacgctccttgcctgcacgagttgaaactgcaaacggcaccaaaacgctccttgcctgcacgagctgaaactgcaaacggcaccaaaacgctccttgcctgcacgagctgaaactgcaaacggcaccaaaacgctccttgcctacacgagctgaaactgcaaacggcaccaaacgctccttgcctgcacgagctgaaactgcaaacaacACCAAACACTATTTGCCTGACGatgaggtgttctacatcgacatcttcccaacatggacgatgttcttcgacggatccgcacgagcagacggagcgggggcaggagtagtattcatgtcgccacaaaggcaaatactaccttactccttccaactgaatgagctatgctccaacaatgttgctgagtaccaagcattgatcatcgagctccaaatggcgatcaacatggaaatcacagctcttgaggtatatggtgattccaagctcataatcaatcaactcttaactgaatatgaggtgaggaaagatgatctcgtcccatacttccggctagcgacccaactgctacaaaagttcgaagctgtgacactagaacatgtgccaagaaaggaaaatcaaatggcagacgctctcgccaatctagcctcgagtatgacactaggaaaagatgaagttgcagacgtgccagtttgccaaagatgggtgattccgctcgttaatgaaatgtcactagatgatacaaatgtcatctcagtacttccagtcgatgctgaagagtggagacagccgttgatcgactacttagagcacggaaagcttccagatgatctcatACACCGTTctgaaatacgtcgacgagcacctcgcttcctttactacaaaggaacactatATCGACGCTCTCTTGAAGGAGTGCTcttgagatgcctaggtgaggaagaagttaatctagTCATGGAAGAAgtacattcaggtgtgtgtggggtACATCAGTCTGGActaaagctacatttccagcttaaaagaatgggttactactggccgagcatggtgaaggactgcctggaacacgccaaaaggtgccaagcctgccaattccacgccaacttcatacatcaaccgcctgaaccattacaccctacagttgcttcatggccgttcgacgcatggggattggacattgtaggaccaattacgccaaagtcatctgcaggggaagcttacatcctagctgcaacagattacttctccaagtgggctgaagccatccctttaagggaagtaaaaaaggaaactgttgttcgtttcatcaaggagcatatcatccaccgatatggggtgccccgctacattatcactgacaacggaaagcagttctccaaccgactcgtggacgagctttgcgacaaatacaagttcaagcagcacaagtcttccatgtatcatgctccggccaacggcctcgcggaagcattcaacaagacgttgtgcaacctcctgaaaaaggtaatcggccgaacaaagagagattggcatgaaagaataagtgaagcactttgggcatataggactacacataggactcctacccaagctacaccttattctctcgtatatgg of the Pyrus communis chromosome 1, drPyrComm1.1, whole genome shotgun sequence genome contains:
- the LOC137725496 gene encoding uncharacterized protein, which produces MKGRFKTSSTSQSKKIKKTKSSRKMSLLHHHSSKTGDEIDEYYQLLLEYKDVLAWTYKEMPGLDPIIAVHRLAVKLGMRPIKQTQRRYRSKLIPQIEVEIDKLIEAGFIREVQYPKWISNIVIVIKKSGQICVCVDFWDLNDAC